A window of the Streptomyces formicae genome harbors these coding sequences:
- a CDS encoding Ig-like domain-containing protein, with protein MTEEPRQNGHPRPLGRRAFVTASGAIVAAVALPGVAAHAAPAGTRAGATAAASAAALPAFPGAQGGGMYATGGRGGAVYEVTTLADSGPGSLRDAVSGSNRTVVFRVSGTIQLDGGLDITGSNLTIAGQTAPGGGICVAGNETEIKGNNIILRYLRFRAGDTLGTGIDCFGMEQCENVIIDHCSFSWAVDENCSPYKNKNVTMQWCIISEPLTMSRHEKGRHGFGGIWGGDNVAYHHNLLVHNGGRNPRFGFEEGLLQHVDHRNNVIYNYGYTSCYGGEWAEGINVVGNYYKPGPNTLADVAPVVVRPDRFGAWYVRDNVIEGHDDVTQDNREGIELNVGGITLLDQPVALPDPLPEQTAQEAYEAVLNGAGAILPRRDAIDARIVADVRGGTGRMINSQTEVGGWVPLVSTEPPADSDHDGIPDAWQGEAEGGYTRLETYLNTIVRTGGDNPVVAITSPTPDQVYAGSGTTADITVEVAATADSGGSIATVEYYADGTKLGETTKEPHTFTWTGAPDGTHHLTARATDSTGTATTSTGTPVHVNHTTATTPWRLKNIGKVPIAGAAALAGGAITLKGSGKIKGRKDAFSFLYQPVKAPDDEVVEIIVRIDSLAAVYEGVIAGVMVRENLTPDSAFLMLGITYLDGGLKARGMRIGRYGTQTSDSNFPWDEDEHLDELPYYLRITKRGDEFQGHVSSDGLNWGSHVVYERIPMADRVYMGLAVDANKEANAVANYCTATFGKVQINK; from the coding sequence ATGACCGAAGAACCACGTCAGAACGGCCACCCGCGCCCCCTCGGCCGGCGGGCCTTCGTCACGGCCTCCGGTGCGATCGTGGCAGCGGTGGCCCTGCCGGGTGTCGCGGCCCACGCGGCGCCGGCCGGCACCCGCGCCGGAGCCACGGCCGCCGCTTCCGCTGCCGCCCTGCCCGCCTTTCCCGGCGCCCAGGGGGGCGGCATGTACGCCACCGGAGGCCGCGGCGGCGCCGTCTACGAGGTCACCACCCTCGCCGACTCCGGACCGGGCTCGCTGCGCGACGCCGTGTCCGGGAGCAACAGGACCGTCGTCTTCCGCGTCTCCGGCACCATCCAGCTCGACGGCGGGCTGGACATCACCGGCTCGAACCTGACGATCGCCGGCCAGACGGCGCCCGGCGGCGGGATCTGCGTGGCCGGCAACGAGACGGAGATCAAGGGCAACAACATCATTCTGCGGTACCTGCGGTTCCGCGCCGGGGACACCCTCGGCACCGGCATCGACTGCTTCGGCATGGAGCAGTGCGAGAACGTCATCATCGACCACTGCTCGTTCAGCTGGGCCGTCGACGAGAACTGCTCGCCGTACAAGAACAAGAACGTCACCATGCAGTGGTGCATCATCTCCGAGCCGCTGACCATGTCGCGCCACGAGAAGGGACGGCACGGCTTCGGCGGCATCTGGGGCGGTGACAACGTGGCGTACCACCACAACCTGCTCGTCCACAACGGCGGCCGCAACCCCCGGTTCGGCTTCGAGGAGGGCCTCCTCCAGCACGTCGACCACCGCAACAACGTCATCTACAACTACGGCTACACCTCGTGCTACGGCGGCGAGTGGGCCGAGGGCATCAACGTCGTCGGCAACTACTACAAGCCGGGCCCGAACACACTGGCCGATGTCGCTCCGGTCGTCGTCCGCCCCGACCGGTTCGGCGCCTGGTACGTCCGTGACAACGTCATCGAGGGCCACGACGACGTGACGCAGGACAACCGCGAGGGCATCGAGCTGAACGTCGGAGGCATCACGCTGCTCGACCAGCCGGTCGCCCTGCCCGACCCCCTGCCCGAGCAGACCGCGCAGGAGGCGTACGAGGCCGTGCTGAACGGTGCCGGCGCGATCCTGCCGCGGCGCGACGCGATCGACGCGCGCATCGTCGCCGACGTCCGGGGCGGCACCGGCCGCATGATCAATTCCCAGACCGAGGTGGGCGGCTGGGTCCCCCTTGTCTCGACCGAGCCGCCCGCCGACTCCGACCACGACGGCATCCCGGACGCCTGGCAGGGCGAGGCCGAGGGCGGCTACACCCGCCTGGAGACCTACCTCAACACGATCGTGCGCACGGGCGGGGACAACCCGGTAGTGGCCATCACGTCACCGACACCCGACCAGGTCTACGCCGGGTCGGGCACCACCGCCGACATCACCGTCGAGGTCGCGGCGACGGCGGACAGCGGCGGGTCCATCGCCACCGTCGAGTACTACGCGGACGGCACGAAGCTGGGCGAGACCACGAAGGAGCCCCACACCTTCACCTGGACCGGTGCCCCGGACGGCACGCACCATCTGACCGCACGGGCCACCGACTCCACCGGCACGGCCACCACGTCCACGGGGACCCCGGTCCACGTCAACCACACGACGGCGACCACGCCGTGGCGGCTGAAGAACATCGGCAAGGTGCCCATCGCCGGCGCGGCGGCACTGGCCGGCGGGGCCATCACCCTCAAGGGCTCCGGCAAGATCAAGGGCCGCAAGGACGCCTTCTCCTTCCTCTATCAGCCGGTCAAGGCGCCCGACGACGAGGTCGTGGAGATCATCGTCCGGATCGACTCCCTCGCCGCGGTGTACGAGGGCGTCATCGCCGGGGTGATGGTGCGCGAGAACCTCACGCCGGACTCGGCGTTCCTGATGCTCGGCATCACGTACCTCGACGGCGGGCTGAAGGCACGGGGGATGCGGATCGGGCGGTACGGGACGCAGACGTCCGACAGCAACTTCCCCTGGGACGAGGACGAGCACCTCGACGAGCTGCCGTACTACCTGCGCATCACCAAGCGCGGGGACGAGTTCCAGGGGCATGTCTCGTCGGACGGGCTGAACTGGGGGAGCCACGTCGTCTACGAGCGGATCCCCATGGCCGACCGCGTCTACATGGGTCTCGCCGTCGACGCCAACAAGGAGGCCAACGCCGTCGCGAACTACTGCACGGCCACGTTCGGCAAGGTGCAGATCAACAAGTGA
- a CDS encoding glycoside hydrolase family 127 protein, translated as MNGPIVPTPAARAAHRPATFDRVELTGGIWQLWQKATRENSLPLAFSWLEKAGNFDNLRLAAGERLGAGYRGPVAMDSDVAKVVETAAFELQHGPDDAIAEFIDRATALLEAAQEDDGYLHSHSQVVAPGERWARLVDSHEMYCAGHLFQAAVAARRSFGDQRLLAVARRFADHLVAEFLDHEDPPLDGHPQVETALVELYRVTGEERYLALAKKFVDERGRGLVGPHKWGARSRIDHLPVREAPTVTGHAVRALYMEAGVVDVCLETGDESLLRASVARWEDMVASRTALTGGLGSRQMAEVFGEAYELPPDLGYNETCAQAASIQWSWRLLLATGDARYADLIERTLYNGFASARSADGKRYYKGNPLQRRADHAEHVGDPRYRDEWFYSACCPPAFTRVVAALEHCLATVAGDTLYVQQYTPAALTTRIGDGTAALRIETDYPWDGTVTVTVDQAPGGEWGLAFRIPPWSTRTRLEDGGSTREVTRDERGYVTVHRKWRAGDTVTLHLDMVPRLTVPHPRIDALRGCAAIERGPLVYCFEQIDLAAGVEVDELALVPGTELRVIAHEEIPGIGRTVTIEADAVTVTGAHEAGLPYLTHPASATTAGRATASAVPYFQWDNRGDGAMRVWMPLATG; from the coding sequence GTGAACGGTCCGATCGTCCCCACCCCCGCTGCGCGCGCCGCGCACCGGCCGGCCACCTTCGACCGCGTCGAACTGACCGGCGGTATCTGGCAGTTGTGGCAGAAGGCCACCAGGGAGAACAGCCTGCCCCTCGCGTTCTCATGGCTGGAGAAGGCCGGGAACTTCGACAACCTGCGGCTGGCCGCGGGCGAGCGGCTGGGGGCCGGGTACCGGGGCCCGGTCGCCATGGACTCCGACGTCGCCAAGGTGGTGGAGACCGCTGCCTTCGAGCTGCAGCACGGCCCGGACGATGCGATAGCGGAGTTCATCGACCGCGCCACCGCGCTGCTGGAGGCTGCCCAGGAGGACGACGGCTACCTCCACTCCCACTCCCAGGTGGTCGCGCCCGGCGAGCGCTGGGCCCGGCTCGTCGACAGCCACGAGATGTACTGCGCGGGCCACCTCTTCCAGGCCGCCGTGGCCGCCCGACGCTCCTTCGGCGACCAGCGGCTGCTCGCCGTGGCCCGCCGGTTCGCCGACCACCTCGTGGCCGAGTTCCTGGACCATGAGGACCCGCCGCTCGACGGCCACCCCCAGGTGGAGACGGCCCTGGTCGAGCTGTACCGGGTCACCGGCGAGGAGCGGTATCTGGCGCTGGCGAAGAAGTTCGTCGACGAGCGCGGGCGCGGCCTCGTCGGCCCCCACAAGTGGGGCGCCCGCAGCCGCATCGACCACCTGCCGGTGCGCGAAGCCCCCACGGTCACCGGCCACGCGGTGCGCGCCCTGTACATGGAGGCCGGCGTCGTCGACGTCTGTCTGGAGACCGGGGACGAGTCCCTGCTGCGGGCATCCGTCGCCCGCTGGGAGGACATGGTCGCCTCCCGCACCGCGCTCACCGGCGGCCTCGGCTCCCGGCAGATGGCCGAAGTCTTCGGCGAAGCCTACGAGTTGCCGCCGGACCTCGGCTACAACGAGACCTGCGCACAGGCCGCGTCGATCCAGTGGTCCTGGCGTCTGCTGCTCGCCACGGGGGATGCCCGCTACGCCGACCTGATCGAGCGGACCCTGTACAACGGTTTCGCCTCGGCCCGCTCGGCCGACGGGAAGAGGTACTACAAGGGCAACCCGCTCCAGCGCCGCGCCGACCACGCGGAGCACGTGGGCGACCCGCGCTACCGCGACGAGTGGTTCTACTCGGCGTGCTGCCCGCCTGCGTTCACCCGAGTGGTGGCTGCGCTCGAGCACTGTCTCGCAACAGTGGCCGGCGACACGCTGTACGTGCAGCAGTACACGCCCGCGGCCCTGACCACCCGGATCGGGGACGGGACGGCGGCGCTGCGCATCGAGACCGACTACCCGTGGGACGGGACCGTCACGGTGACGGTGGACCAGGCGCCCGGCGGCGAGTGGGGGCTGGCCTTCCGGATCCCGCCGTGGAGCACCAGGACTCGCCTGGAAGACGGCGGTTCGACCCGCGAGGTCACCCGGGACGAGCGCGGTTACGTCACCGTGCACCGGAAGTGGCGGGCCGGGGACACGGTCACCCTCCACCTCGACATGGTTCCGCGCCTGACCGTGCCGCATCCGCGCATAGACGCCCTGCGCGGGTGCGCGGCCATCGAGCGCGGGCCGCTCGTCTACTGCTTCGAGCAGATCGACCTGGCCGCAGGCGTCGAGGTGGACGAGCTGGCGCTGGTGCCCGGCACCGAGCTGCGCGTCATCGCCCACGAGGAGATCCCCGGGATCGGCCGCACTGTGACGATCGAGGCCGATGCGGTCACGGTCACGGGCGCGCACGAGGCCGGGCTCCCCTACCTGACCCACCCGGCCTCGGCGACCACGGCCGGCCGCGCCACCGCTTCGGCGGTCCCGTACTTCCAGTGGGACAACCGCGGTGACGGGGCGATGCGGGTGTGGATGCCGCTGGCCACCGGCTGA
- a CDS encoding GntR family transcriptional regulator, producing the protein MNPPRTAAAHEDAAASAAPRPDESLESRARQALVDWLTKEHPSPGQPVPVREFARRLGMSRTPVRSAVGRLYERGLLAYDATAGFTVAIPSLSSLYELFELRLMLESHSLRLFAERTDLEPPAKLRELVDEAEELGRLSLKDHSRYIEFRDNDSRFHRAIVELGGLPRLLELHDDLHLSIHVTRAGMEAPITASRLDTAVAEHRAVVDALEAGDRLRARDLLEAHVLRVRDQTIAFLARPRM; encoded by the coding sequence ATGAACCCACCGAGAACGGCAGCGGCCCACGAGGACGCGGCGGCTTCCGCCGCCCCCCGGCCGGACGAGAGCCTGGAGAGCCGAGCCCGGCAGGCACTGGTCGACTGGCTGACGAAGGAGCACCCCTCCCCCGGGCAGCCCGTGCCGGTGCGCGAGTTCGCGCGGCGCCTCGGCATGAGCCGCACCCCCGTGCGCAGCGCGGTCGGCCGACTGTACGAGCGGGGCCTGCTCGCGTACGACGCGACCGCGGGATTCACGGTCGCCATACCCTCACTCTCCAGCCTCTACGAACTCTTCGAGCTGCGGCTGATGCTCGAATCGCACAGCCTGCGCCTGTTCGCCGAGCGCACGGACCTCGAACCGCCCGCGAAGCTGCGCGAGCTCGTGGACGAGGCCGAGGAGCTGGGCCGGCTCTCCCTGAAGGACCACAGCCGGTACATCGAGTTCCGGGACAACGACAGCCGCTTCCACCGGGCGATCGTGGAGCTGGGCGGCCTGCCGCGGCTGCTCGAACTCCACGACGATCTGCACCTGAGCATCCATGTCACACGCGCCGGGATGGAGGCACCCATCACCGCGTCGCGGCTGGACACGGCGGTCGCCGAGCACCGGGCCGTGGTCGACGCGCTGGAAGCCGGAGACCGGCTGCGGGCGCGCGACCTGCTGGAGGCGCACGTCCTGCGAGTACGCGACCAGACGATCGCCTTCCTCGCCCGGCCCCGTATGTAG
- a CDS encoding dihydrodipicolinate synthase family protein codes for MSNHQLHGIIAPVVLPMGATGAVDQRSLECHIEHLLDAGVHGLWMNGTTGEFHALDSDERAVAVRVAAKVAAGRAPVVAHVGDTATRLAVTHARAAVAAGADQLAVIAPYFTEFSQEELCDHYRRIAGAVGFPIFSYHMPQLTKVSLTADSVLGLAKEGVLAGIKDSAGDMTWFRQLVRRAATLGLPLRCFTGGSSITDLSLYVGAAGATSSLANLTPRHLVAMYEAARAEDWVRARLMQEQLEDLVEAMRLARRAPSLSAVVSTYKFVLAALGRIEAGHAAEPLAHLSSDEKSRLASTVVPMIRELEAAADRTARQKARQKEREDDSRTDTE; via the coding sequence ATGTCGAACCACCAGCTGCACGGGATCATCGCACCGGTCGTGCTTCCCATGGGGGCCACGGGAGCGGTGGATCAGCGCTCACTGGAATGCCACATCGAGCACCTTCTCGACGCCGGCGTTCACGGGCTCTGGATGAACGGCACGACGGGGGAGTTCCACGCCCTCGACTCCGACGAGCGGGCCGTGGCGGTGCGTGTCGCCGCCAAGGTCGCCGCCGGCCGGGCGCCCGTCGTGGCCCACGTCGGCGACACCGCGACCCGGCTCGCGGTCACCCACGCACGCGCCGCGGTGGCGGCGGGAGCCGATCAGCTCGCCGTCATCGCCCCCTATTTCACCGAGTTCAGCCAGGAAGAGCTGTGCGACCACTACCGGCGGATCGCCGGGGCCGTCGGCTTCCCGATCTTCTCCTACCACATGCCGCAGCTGACGAAGGTCAGCCTGACCGCGGACTCCGTGCTGGGGCTCGCCAAGGAGGGAGTCCTCGCCGGCATCAAGGACAGTGCGGGCGACATGACGTGGTTCCGCCAGCTCGTGCGTCGCGCCGCCACGCTGGGACTGCCGCTGCGTTGCTTCACGGGCGGCAGCAGCATCACCGACCTCTCGCTGTACGTCGGCGCCGCCGGCGCCACCTCGTCCCTCGCCAACCTCACGCCGCGGCACCTGGTCGCGATGTACGAGGCCGCCCGCGCGGAGGACTGGGTGCGGGCGCGCCTGATGCAGGAACAGCTCGAAGACCTGGTGGAGGCGATGCGCCTGGCACGCCGCGCCCCTTCGCTCTCCGCGGTCGTCAGCACGTACAAGTTCGTCCTCGCCGCACTCGGCCGCATCGAGGCAGGACATGCGGCGGAACCCCTGGCCCACCTCAGCAGTGACGAGAAGAGCCGCCTCGCCTCGACCGTGGTGCCGATGATCCGGGAGCTGGAGGCGGCGGCAGACCGGACGGCTCGCCAGAAAGCCCGTCAGAAGGAGCGTGAAGATGACTCCCGGACCGACACCGAATAG
- a CDS encoding ABC transporter substrate-binding protein, protein MTPGPTPNRHLGRRDVLRAGAGLLVVATASGCGFFETDPDDSRGGGGAKGKEAPSLKKQVEAGKLPKVEERLPAKPLEVKPLEETGVYGGTWHSAMITQEDTGWLRYAVGYEPLVRWAPEWQGVTKTEILPNVCEKYEVLGGGKEFVFHLRKGLRWSDGEPVTVEDLDFTFNDCNVNEELHQHGVYELWLSASGKPARFEAVDDLTVKYVFEEPKPGFLEELAGTTGLQVILPKHYLKQFHPKYNKDADKVAKAAGLTNWIDYMPLVSEMFANPKLPTLNAWLPRNEVTKGSQVVCERNPYYWKVDPDGSQLPYIDKVIVDILQEVEVEVLKISNGDLDMQLYQFGTVRNKPVIVRNRTKGGYRVIDVEPDAANTMIIGLNQTHPDKKKRALYANKDFRIGLSYAINRQKIIDTVFAGQGRPWQAAPNPGNELLNEELGTQYTEFSVAKANEHLDKAGFTRRGGDGIRLTPDGDPVAFTVLVVSDRADQVDAMDMIRTDWLKVGVEATISRVAETLYWERVEAGRSEAATWDCNNFDLRTGTGGNHYYLPTNPRGGSRYGGEWAKWYMQDGRGEEPPARIKEQLELFDRMRATFDSDEALRIAQQILEITKEEFYYIGISTPPKDYGIAKTNLGNVPKEFNSNGLHQMPGPSNPSTYYFRA, encoded by the coding sequence ATGACTCCCGGACCGACACCGAATAGGCACCTGGGACGAAGAGACGTGCTGCGGGCGGGCGCCGGCCTTCTCGTGGTCGCCACCGCCTCCGGCTGCGGGTTCTTCGAGACCGACCCGGACGACAGCCGCGGCGGCGGGGGCGCGAAGGGCAAGGAGGCGCCCTCGCTGAAGAAGCAGGTCGAGGCCGGCAAGCTGCCCAAGGTCGAGGAACGACTCCCGGCCAAGCCCCTGGAGGTCAAGCCCCTGGAGGAGACCGGTGTCTACGGCGGCACCTGGCACTCCGCGATGATCACCCAGGAGGACACCGGCTGGCTGCGCTACGCCGTGGGCTACGAGCCGCTGGTGCGCTGGGCGCCCGAATGGCAGGGCGTCACCAAGACGGAGATCCTCCCCAACGTCTGCGAGAAGTACGAAGTGCTCGGTGGTGGCAAGGAGTTCGTCTTCCACCTCCGCAAGGGCCTGAGGTGGTCCGACGGTGAGCCCGTCACCGTCGAGGACCTCGACTTCACCTTCAACGACTGCAACGTCAACGAGGAACTCCACCAGCACGGCGTGTACGAGCTGTGGCTGTCCGCTTCGGGCAAGCCGGCCCGTTTCGAGGCCGTGGACGACCTCACCGTCAAGTACGTCTTCGAGGAGCCCAAGCCCGGCTTCCTGGAGGAGCTCGCGGGCACCACCGGCCTGCAGGTCATCCTGCCCAAGCATTACCTCAAGCAGTTCCACCCGAAGTACAACAAGGACGCCGACAAGGTGGCGAAGGCGGCCGGGCTGACCAACTGGATCGACTACATGCCGCTCGTCTCGGAGATGTTCGCCAACCCGAAGCTGCCGACCCTCAACGCCTGGCTGCCCAGGAACGAGGTCACCAAGGGCAGCCAGGTGGTCTGCGAGCGCAACCCCTACTACTGGAAGGTCGACCCGGACGGCAGCCAGCTGCCGTACATCGACAAGGTCATCGTCGACATCCTCCAGGAGGTGGAGGTCGAGGTCCTCAAGATCTCCAACGGCGATCTGGACATGCAGCTCTACCAGTTCGGCACCGTCCGCAACAAACCGGTGATCGTCCGCAACCGGACCAAGGGCGGCTACCGCGTCATCGACGTGGAGCCCGACGCCGCCAACACGATGATCATCGGCTTGAACCAGACGCACCCCGACAAGAAGAAGCGCGCGCTGTACGCCAACAAGGACTTCCGCATCGGGCTCTCGTACGCCATCAACCGGCAGAAGATCATCGACACCGTCTTCGCCGGCCAGGGCCGCCCCTGGCAGGCCGCACCCAACCCCGGCAACGAACTGCTCAACGAGGAACTTGGCACCCAGTACACCGAGTTCTCCGTGGCCAAGGCCAACGAGCACCTGGACAAGGCGGGCTTCACCCGGCGGGGCGGCGACGGCATCCGCCTCACGCCGGACGGCGACCCGGTGGCCTTCACCGTTCTGGTCGTCTCCGACAGGGCCGACCAGGTCGACGCGATGGACATGATCCGCACCGACTGGCTGAAGGTGGGCGTCGAAGCCACCATCTCCCGCGTGGCCGAAACCCTGTACTGGGAGCGGGTCGAGGCCGGCAGGTCCGAGGCCGCCACATGGGACTGCAACAACTTCGACCTGCGCACCGGCACCGGCGGCAACCACTACTACCTGCCGACCAATCCGCGCGGCGGTTCCCGCTACGGCGGCGAATGGGCCAAGTGGTACATGCAGGACGGACGCGGCGAGGAGCCCCCGGCACGGATCAAGGAGCAGCTGGAGCTCTTCGACCGGATGCGCGCCACGTTCGACTCCGACGAGGCTCTTCGTATCGCCCAGCAGATCCTGGAGATCACCAAGGAGGAGTTCTACTACATCGGGATCTCGACACCGCCCAAGGACTACGGGATCGCCAAGACGAACCTGGGCAACGTGCCCAAGGAGTTCAACAGCAACGGGCTGCACCAGATGCCGGGCCCCAGCAACCCCAGCACCTACTACTTCAGGGCCTGA
- a CDS encoding ABC transporter permease yields MLAFLCRRLGWMAVTLWAVSLATFFIISLPPGDYVSTLQANAEERGEVMGPAEVAALRERYGLDQSFLAQYWKWISNIVLHGDFGQAFAWNSQPVGDLIWDRVALSFFLSVATMLIIWAIAWPIGIYSAVRQYSPGDYAATFFGFIGMAVPEFMLALVLMWVGMRYFHLSPGGLFSPEYQDAAWNLGKLLDAASHLWLPILIIAVSGTAGGIRIIRANLLDELYKPYVVAARAKGLPEWKLLLKYPVRTSMSPFFSTVGWLLPGLISGETIISIVMNLPTTGPLMLGGVLSQDMYLVGSFILILSTLTVIGTLISDLALAWWDPRIRHTYEGG; encoded by the coding sequence ATGCTCGCGTTTCTCTGCCGACGTCTCGGCTGGATGGCCGTCACGCTGTGGGCCGTCTCGCTGGCGACGTTCTTCATCATCAGCCTCCCGCCCGGCGACTACGTCTCCACGCTCCAGGCCAACGCCGAGGAGCGAGGCGAGGTGATGGGGCCGGCGGAGGTGGCCGCGCTTCGCGAGCGCTACGGTCTGGACCAGTCGTTCCTCGCCCAGTACTGGAAGTGGATCAGCAACATCGTCCTCCACGGCGACTTCGGCCAGGCCTTCGCATGGAACAGCCAGCCGGTCGGCGACCTCATCTGGGACCGCGTGGCCCTGTCCTTCTTCCTCTCCGTCGCCACCATGCTCATCATCTGGGCGATCGCCTGGCCGATCGGCATCTACTCCGCCGTACGCCAGTACTCGCCCGGCGACTACGCCGCCACGTTCTTCGGGTTCATCGGCATGGCGGTGCCGGAGTTCATGCTGGCGCTGGTCCTGATGTGGGTCGGCATGCGCTACTTCCACCTGAGTCCCGGCGGCCTGTTCTCGCCGGAGTACCAGGACGCCGCATGGAACCTCGGCAAGCTCCTGGACGCCGCGAGCCATCTGTGGCTGCCCATCCTCATCATCGCCGTCTCCGGCACCGCGGGCGGCATCCGCATCATCCGCGCCAACCTCCTGGACGAGCTGTACAAACCGTACGTGGTCGCGGCCCGCGCCAAGGGGCTGCCGGAGTGGAAGCTGCTGCTGAAGTACCCGGTGCGCACCTCGATGAGCCCCTTCTTCTCCACCGTCGGCTGGCTGCTGCCCGGACTGATCAGCGGCGAGACCATCATCTCCATCGTGATGAACCTGCCGACGACGGGCCCGCTGATGCTCGGCGGCGTCCTCAGCCAGGACATGTACCTGGTGGGCAGCTTCATCCTGATCCTCTCCACCCTGACCGTCATCGGGACCCTGATCAGCGATCTCGCCCTCGCCTGGTGGGACCCCAGGATCCGGCACACCTACGAGGGAGGGTGA